Proteins from one Caulobacter sp. 73W genomic window:
- a CDS encoding amidohydrolase family protein produces the protein MKRMMTAAVLAAALAGSAEAETVAVTADRLLDVATGRYVEKPLVVITDGRVTSVGNLASTTLPAATKTIDLGATTLLPGLIDMHTHLEGAPELGGYTGLQYTDSFHTFTAPRNAKDTLEAGFTTVRSLGTSPYVDVGLKQAIDMGYLVGPRVIPAGSSFGATGGHCDSTFFPPSMKQASEFNADSPEEGRKVVRTLRKYGAEVIKICATGGVFSRNTEPGQQQLSLADMTAIVDEAHMWGLKVAAHAHGAAGIKDAIRAGVDTIEHVSLVDDEGIRLAKAKGAWFSMDIYNTEYTQAEGAKNGVLEDNLRKDREIAEIQRNNFRKAHAAGVKMVYGTDTGVYPHKDSGKQFAIMVRYGMTPLEAIRTATLNASEALARPDVGQIKDGAWGDMIAVLGDPLKDVTVLEKPVAVIKGGVVVKGPN, from the coding sequence ATGAAGCGTATGATGACGGCGGCTGTGCTCGCGGCGGCTCTGGCGGGTTCGGCCGAGGCCGAAACGGTGGCCGTGACCGCCGACCGGCTGCTGGACGTGGCGACGGGCCGTTACGTGGAAAAGCCCCTGGTGGTGATCACCGACGGACGCGTGACCTCGGTCGGGAACCTGGCCTCCACCACCCTGCCCGCCGCAACCAAGACCATCGACCTGGGCGCGACGACCCTGCTGCCCGGCCTGATCGACATGCACACGCACCTGGAAGGCGCGCCCGAACTGGGCGGCTATACCGGCCTGCAGTACACCGACAGCTTCCACACCTTCACCGCGCCGCGGAATGCGAAGGACACCCTGGAGGCGGGCTTCACCACCGTTCGTTCGCTGGGCACGTCGCCCTATGTGGATGTGGGCCTGAAGCAGGCCATCGACATGGGCTATCTGGTCGGGCCGCGGGTGATCCCGGCGGGCTCCAGCTTCGGCGCCACGGGCGGGCACTGCGACAGCACCTTTTTCCCGCCCTCCATGAAGCAGGCCAGCGAGTTCAACGCCGACAGTCCCGAAGAGGGCCGCAAGGTGGTCCGCACCCTTCGCAAGTACGGGGCCGAGGTGATCAAGATCTGCGCCACGGGCGGGGTCTTCTCGCGCAACACCGAACCGGGCCAGCAACAGCTGTCCCTGGCCGACATGACCGCCATCGTCGACGAGGCGCACATGTGGGGCCTGAAGGTCGCCGCCCACGCCCATGGCGCGGCCGGGATCAAGGACGCCATTCGCGCCGGTGTCGACACCATCGAGCACGTCAGCCTGGTCGACGATGAGGGCATCCGCCTGGCCAAGGCCAAGGGCGCCTGGTTCTCGATGGACATCTACAACACCGAGTACACCCAGGCCGAGGGCGCCAAGAACGGCGTGCTGGAGGACAACCTGCGCAAGGACCGCGAGATCGCCGAGATCCAGCGCAACAACTTCCGCAAGGCGCACGCGGCTGGGGTGAAGATGGTCTACGGGACCGACACCGGCGTCTATCCGCACAAGGACAGCGGCAAGCAGTTCGCGATCATGGTGCGTTATGGAATGACGCCCCTGGAGGCGATCCGCACCGCCACCCTCAACGCCTCGGAGGCGCTGGCTCGCCCTGACGTGGGCCAGATCAAGGACGGCGCCTGGGGCGACATGATCGCGGTCTTGGGCGATCCGCTGAAGGACGTGACGGTGCTGGAAAAGCCCGTGGCGGTGATCAAGGGCGGGGTTGTGGTCAAGGGGCCGAACTGA
- a CDS encoding DUF2059 domain-containing protein, with the protein MKTTACALAALGLLFATPALATTADAVAAERMALCARSVELAGLQEDMEDKITAIVNQVAERITPFADSEDSIEAYKTALKLSLDSGKAVVVQRVIETCATTFTTEELNGINAFYVSPAGKAWLEKGRKIMGPAMESAIAEVQPQIEAEMQARFCAAIGGCAAPETEQRIPGKKT; encoded by the coding sequence ATGAAGACCACAGCCTGCGCCTTGGCCGCCCTCGGCCTGCTCTTCGCCACACCCGCCCTGGCGACCACGGCCGACGCCGTCGCCGCCGAGCGCATGGCCCTGTGCGCCCGCTCGGTCGAGCTGGCGGGCCTGCAGGAGGACATGGAGGACAAGATCACCGCCATCGTCAATCAGGTGGCCGAGCGGATCACCCCCTTCGCCGACAGCGAGGACAGCATCGAGGCCTACAAGACCGCCCTGAAGCTGTCCCTGGACAGCGGCAAGGCGGTGGTGGTCCAGCGGGTGATCGAGACCTGCGCCACCACCTTCACGACCGAAGAGCTGAACGGCATCAACGCCTTCTACGTCTCCCCCGCCGGCAAGGCCTGGCTGGAGAAGGGCCGCAAGATCATGGGCCCGGCCATGGAAAGCGCCATCGCGGAAGTTCAGCCCCAGATCGAGGCCGAGATGCAGGCCCGCTTCTGCGCCGCCATCGGCGGCTGCGCCGCGCCCGAGACGGAACAGCGAATCCCGGGAAAGAAGACCTGA